One part of the Drosophila teissieri strain GT53w chromosome 3R, Prin_Dtei_1.1, whole genome shotgun sequence genome encodes these proteins:
- the LOC122622191 gene encoding aminoacylase-1, with amino-acid sequence MSADKWEKNEEIQIFREYLRIPSVHPNIDYTACVEFIRRQADSLNLPVEVVYPAVKSKPVVIIKWEGSQPKLPSIILNSHMDVVPVFPEKWTHEPFSADIDEEGRIFARGAQDMKSVGTQYLGAIRLLKADGFQPKRTLYVTFVPDEEIGGIDGMAAFVQTDFYKQMNVGFSLDEGCTSASDVHHLFYAERIRWILKLKVGGTAGHGSLLLPDTAGVKFNYVLNKLTEFRESQIQLLKNDQSLSIGDVTTVNLTQLSGGVQSNVVPPLLEAIFDMRLSTTLDLVAFERQIRSWCEEAGGGIDIEFPLKEAYVAPTKLDDSNPFWLALKAALDELGLKVKPIVCFGVTDCRFIRQQGTPAIGFSPIVNTSVLIHDHDEFLRANDYLNGIQVYKRIIPGLAEV; translated from the exons ATGAGTGCCGACAAATGGGAAAAGAACGAGGAAATTCAAATATTCCGGGAGTACTTGCGAATTCCATCTGTGCACCCCAATATTGATTACA ccGCTTGTGTGGAGTTTATTCGTCGTCAGGCTGATTCCCTCAATCTTCCCGTGGAAGTAGTATATCCAGCAGTTAAATCCAAACCTGTGGTGATCATTAAATGGGAAGGAAGCCAGCCAAAGCTCCCATCAATAATCTTAAACTCGCACATGGATGTGGTGCCTGTATTCCCCGAGAAGTGGACCCATGAACCCTTCTCCGCTGACATTGATGAGGAGGGCAGGATCTTTGCACGAGGTGCTCAGGACATGAAATCGGTGGGCACTCAGTACCTAGGAGCTATTCGCCTTTTGAAGGCTGATGGCTTTCAGCCGAAAAGGACGCTGTATGTGACCTTTGTGCCCGACGAGGAGATTGGAGGCATCGATGGTATGGCAGCGTTCGTTCAAACTGACTTTTACAAGCAAATGAATGTGGGATTCAGCCTGGACGAGGGTTGCACTAGTGCTTCTGATGTTCATCACCTGTTCTACGCCGAGCGTATACGATGGA TACTCAAATTGAAAGTTGGTGGAACTGCCGGTCATGGTTCTCTATTGTTGCCCGATACTGCCGGAGTTAAGTTCAACTATGTGTTGAACAAGCTGACGGAGTTCCGTGAGTCGCAAATCCAGCTACTGAAAAACGACCAAAGCCTCAGCATCGGTGATGTGACCACGGTGAATCTCACCCAGTTGAGTGGCGGAGTGCAGAGCAATGTGGTTCCGCCGCTTTTGGAGGCCATTTTTGACATGCGTCTATCCACAACCCTGGATTTGGTTGCCTTCGAGCGGCAAATTCGGAGCTGGTGCGAGGAGGCAGGTGGAGGTATTGATATTGAGTTCCCTCTGAAAGAGGCCTATGTGGCACCCACCAAACTGGATGATTCGAATCCCTTTTGGTTGGCTTTGAAAGCCGCTCTGGATGaact AGGACTGAAAGTTAAGCCGATAGTGTGTTTTGGAGTCACCGATTGTCGTTTTATTCGCCAGCAGGGAACCCCTGCAATTGGTTTCTCACCCATCGTAAATACCTCTGTACTAATCCATGATCATGATGAGTTTTTGAGGGCTAATGATTATTTGAATGGCATTCAGGTGTACAAGAGGATTATTCCCGGTCTCGCTGAAGTCTAG
- the LOC122622189 gene encoding aminoacylase-1A yields the protein MSSEKWENNEEIKIFREYLRIPTVHPDVDYTACVEFLKRQASSLNLPVEVVYPAVQTKPVVIIKWEGSQPELSSIVLNSHTDVVPVFREKWTHDPFAADIDEEGRIFARGTQDMKSVGTQYLGAIRLLKASGFQPKRTLYVTFVPDEETGGQLGMAEFVKTDYYRKMNVGFSLDEGATSESDVHHLFYAERLRWGLKLKVSGTSGHGSLLLPNTAGVKLNYVVNKLTEFRTSQVENLARDSSLSKGDVTTVNLTQLSGGVQSNVVPPLFEAVFDIRIAITVDVVAFEKQIRDWCEEAGGGIEIDFFQKEPYVGPTKLDNSNPYWLAVKAAIDELGLKVHPIVCPGATDSRFIREKGTPAIGFSPIIHTTMRIHDHDEFLQADIYLNGIDVYKKIIRNLAQV from the exons ATGAGCtcggaaaagtgggaaaacaaCGAGGAAATTAAGATTTTCCGGGAATACTTGCGTATACCAACGGTGCATCCTGATGTTGACTACA cTGCCTGTGTGGAGTTTCTGAAGCGTCAGGCCAGCTCCCTAAATCTTCCTGTTGAGGTGGTTTATCCTGCTGTTCAAACGAAACCCGTTGTGATCATTAAGTGGGAAGGAAGTCAGCCGGAACTCTCGTCCATTGTTCTTAACTCCCATACGGATGTGGTGCCCGTGTTCCGGGAGAAGTGGACTCACGATCCCTTCGCTGCCGATATCGATGAGGAGGGCAGGATCTTTGCGCGGGGTACTCAGGACATGAAGTCGGTGGGCACCCAATATCTAGGAGCGATTCGCCTGCTGAAAGCTAGTGGTTTCCAGCCGAAAAGGACACTGTATGTGACCTTCGTGCCCGATGAAGAGACCGGTGGCCAGCTGGGCATGGCGGAGTTTGTCAAGACGGATTACTACAGGAAAATGAATGTGGGATTCAGCCTAGACGAAGGCGCCACTAGTGAAAGTGACGTGCATCATTTGTTCTACGCCGAGCGTTTGCGATGGG GACTCAAGCTGAAAGTCAGTGGAACTTCTGGCCATGGCTCGCTTTTGCTGCCCAACACTGCAGGAGTCAAGCTGAACTATGTGGTCAACAAACTGACTGAGTTCCGCACCTCGCAAGTGGAGAACCTGGCCAGAGATTCCAGCCTCAGCAAGGGCGATGTGACCACCGTGAATCTCACCCAATTGAGTGGCGGAGTGCAGAGCAATGTGGTGCCGCCGCTTTTTGAGGCGGTCTTCGACATACGCATTGCCATTACTGTGGATGTGGTTGCCTTTGAGAAACAGATACGCGACTGGTGTGAGGAAGCGGGTGGCggcattgaaattgatttcttcCAGAAGGAACCATATGTGGGACCCACCAAGCTGGACAATTCGAATCCCTACTGGTTAGCTGTCAAAGCCGCCATCGATGAACT TGGATTGAAGGTTCATCCCATCGTTTGTCCCGGCGCCACCGACAGTCGTTTCATTCGGGAAAAGGGCACCCCGGCCATTGGATTCTCACCCATTATACACACCACCATGCGGATCCATGACCACGACGAGTTTCTGCAGGCTGACATCTATCTTAATGGCATCGATGTGTACAAGAAGATTATTCGCAATCTAGCacaagtttaa
- the LOC122622190 gene encoding aminoacylase-1, with the protein MSAEKWEDNEEIKIFREYLRIATVQPNVDYTECVEFLKRQAHSLDLPVDVIYPVEKKPVVIIKWLGTEPELPSVILNSHMDVVPVFRDKWTHDPFAADIDEEGRIFARGTQDMKSVGTGYLGAIRLLKASGVQPKRNFFVTFVPDEEIGGELGMQEFVKTEYYSNMNVGFSLDEGGTSEIDLFYVFYAERMRWGLKLNFSGTSGHGSMLLPSTAGVKLNYVLNKLTEFRESQVQRLATDQTINIGDVTTINLTQLSGGVQSNVVPPHFEAVFDMRLSITLDVVAFEKQIHDWCEEAGGGIEISFDEKEPYVAPTKIDDSNPFWLAFKAATDELGLKIYPIVCPGATDSRNIRAQGIPALGFSPIKNTTMRIHDHDEFLGADTYLKGIQIYKKILSNLANV; encoded by the exons ATGAGCGCCGAAAAGTGGGAAGACAACGAGGAAATCAAAATATTCCGGGAATATTTGCGCATAGCTACGGTGCAACCCAATGTGGATTACA CCGAATGCGTGGAGTTCCTGAAGAGGCAGGCCCACAGCCTGGATCTTCCAGTGGATGTCATCTATCCAGTGGAGAAGAAGCCCGTGGTGATCATCAAGTGGCTGGGAACCGAACCGGAACTGCCCTCCGTCATTCTGAACTCGCACATGGATGTGGTGCCCGTGTTCCGCGATAAGTGGACCCACGATCCCTTCGCGGCCGATATCGATGAGGAGGGCAGGATCTTTGCGCGTGGTACGCAGGACATGAAGTCGGTGGGCACGGGATATCTGGGTGCCATTCGCCTGCTCAAGGCCAGTGGTGTCCAGCCCAAGCGCAACTTCTTCGTGACCTTTGTGCCGGATGAGGAGATCGGCGGCGAGCTGGGCATGCAGGAGTTCGTGAAAACGGAATACTACAGCAACATGAATGTGGGCTTCAGTCTGGACGAGGGCGGCACCAGTGAAATAGACCTGTTCTATGTCTTCTATGCCGAACGCATGCGCTGGG GTCTTAAGCTGAACTTCAGTGGAACCTCCGGACACGGTTCGATGTTGCTGCCCAGCACTGCCGGCGTGAAACTGAACTATGTGCTCAACAAGCTGACGGAGTTCCGCGAGTCGCAGGTTCAGCGGCTGGCCACGGATCAGACGATTAACATCGGTGATGTGACAACCATCAATCTCACCCAGCTGAGCGGCGGAGTCCAGAGCAACGTGGTGCCTCCTCATTTCGAGGCTGTCTTCGACATGCGCCTGTCCATCACCCTGGATGTGGTTGCCTTTGAGAAACAGATCCACGACTGGTGCGAGGAGGCTGGTGGCGGCATCGAGATCTCCTTCGACGAGAAGGAGCCCTACGTTGCACCCACCAAGATCGACGACTCCAACCCATTCTGGCTGGCCTTCAAGGCTGCCACCGATGAGCT tgGCCTTAAGATCTACCCCATTGTCTGCCCCGGTGCCACCGACAGCAGGAACATTCGAGCTCAGGGCATTCCAGCCTTGGGATTCTCCCCGATCAAAAACACCACGATGCGCATCCATGATCACGATGAGTTCTTGGGAGCCGACACCTACTTGAAGGGCATTCAAATATACAAGAAAATTCTGAGCAACCTAGCCAATGTCtga